One Vespa velutina chromosome 9, iVesVel2.1, whole genome shotgun sequence DNA segment encodes these proteins:
- the LOC124951866 gene encoding ubiquitin-like protein 3 translates to MSSRNIPSDKINLRLILVSGKTKEFLFSPSDSAGDIAHHVFENWPEDWAEEAVAKAEILRLIYQGRFLHSNVTLGALGLPFGKTTVMHLVPRENLPEPNSQDQRQKSKGGGSSCCSASCCIL, encoded by the exons ATAAATCTACGCCTCATCCTCGTCAGTGGTAAGACAAAAGAGTTCCTATTCAGTCCAAGCGACTCCGCGGGGGATATAGCGCACCATGTGTTTGAAAACTGGCCGGAAG ACTGGGCGGAAGAGGCTGTTGCCAAAGCGGAGATCCTGCGGCTAATCTACCAGGGACGTTTTCTGCACAGCAATGTCACGCTCGGTGCTCTTGGGCTTCCTTTCGGGAAAACCACGGTGATGCATTTGGTACCACGAGAAAATCTTCCCGAGCCTAATTCCCAAg aTCAAAGGCAAAAAAGTAAAGGTGGTGGTAGCAGTTGCTGCTCAGCATCCTGCTGCATACTTTAA